In one window of Rhizobium sp. ACO-34A DNA:
- a CDS encoding Nodulation protein N, with amino-acid sequence MPVEISLSEIPGLVGKEIGLSSWITVDQTMIDAFASATNDHQFIHVDPARAAAETSFGGTIAHGFLTLSLLSAMNYDCLPKIREQTMGINYGFEKIRFMSPVRCGKRIRGHFVLSEARFRGAGMVMTTYDVSIEIEDEKKPALTATWITIVQFDPKDRPEGV; translated from the coding sequence GTGCCCGTTGAGATTTCATTGTCGGAAATCCCCGGTCTGGTCGGAAAGGAGATCGGGCTTTCCAGCTGGATCACCGTCGATCAGACGATGATCGACGCCTTTGCCAGCGCAACCAACGATCATCAGTTCATTCATGTCGATCCCGCTCGCGCAGCCGCCGAGACCTCGTTCGGCGGCACCATCGCCCACGGATTCCTCACGCTCTCGCTGCTTTCCGCGATGAACTACGACTGCCTGCCCAAGATCCGCGAGCAGACGATGGGCATCAACTACGGCTTCGAGAAGATCCGGTTCATGTCGCCCGTCCGCTGCGGCAAGCGCATTCGCGGCCACTTCGTGCTGTCCGAAGCGCGCTTCCGCGGCGCTGGCATGGTGATGACCACCTATGACGTCAGCATCGAGATCGAGGACGAGAAGAAGCCGGCGCTGACCGCCACGTGGATCACCATCGTCCAGTTCGACCCGAAGGATCGCCCCGAGGGAGTGTGA